From one Nitrosococcus halophilus Nc 4 genomic stretch:
- a CDS encoding flagellar motor protein — translation MDILSILGVIIGFGAIIVGQYLEGGELSAILNPVALLIVLGGTLGAVMLQTPLKLFLRAFQISGWVFRPPSQRAEELIVNILEWSKIARREGLLGLETIAETEVDRFSRRGLQLLVDGNEPEDIRKILELDIELAERRDLLAAKVFESMGGYAPTIGILGAVMGLIQVMGNLADPSSLGSGIAVAFVATIYGIGLANLFFLPFANKLKVLIRGRSYISEMVVEGLIGIAEGENPRNIEVHLQSYLD, via the coding sequence ATGGATATCTTGAGTATCCTCGGCGTAATCATTGGGTTTGGGGCCATCATCGTTGGCCAGTATTTAGAAGGGGGTGAGTTAAGTGCCATTCTCAACCCTGTGGCCTTGCTTATTGTCCTGGGGGGTACCCTGGGAGCGGTAATGTTACAGACTCCCCTCAAGCTTTTTTTACGAGCCTTCCAGATTTCGGGTTGGGTTTTTCGGCCACCCTCCCAGAGGGCAGAGGAGCTTATTGTCAATATCCTTGAATGGAGTAAGATTGCTCGCAGAGAAGGTTTGTTAGGGCTAGAGACCATTGCCGAGACTGAAGTTGATCGTTTTTCCCGTCGAGGTTTGCAATTATTGGTGGATGGGAACGAACCGGAGGATATCCGCAAGATTTTGGAATTGGATATTGAGCTTGCGGAGCGGCGAGATCTCCTGGCCGCTAAGGTTTTTGAGTCTATGGGGGGGTATGCCCCGACCATTGGTATTCTTGGGGCCGTGATGGGATTAATACAGGTTATGGGCAATCTTGCCGATCCCTCCTCTTTAGGCAGTGGCATTGCGGTTGCTTTTGTGGCGACTATCTATGGGATAGGGCTCGCTAATTTATTTTTTCTCCCCTTTGCCAATAAATTGAAGGTGCTTATCCGGGGACGTTCATATATTAGCGAGATGGTGGTAGAGGGGCTCATTGGTATCGCCGAGGGGGAAAATCCCCGCAATATCGAAGTCCATTTGCAAAGTTATTTGGATTGA
- the flhF gene encoding flagellar biosynthesis protein FlhF, giving the protein MKIRRFTAPDVRQAIRQVREAMGADAVILSNRSVDGGVEIVAATDYEDTVLEQASDSRHRQEAEPLPERRPVPNAPRDESQEPLLLEMRQEMKTLRNLVETQLSDLAWGELGRRHPLKAQLLRRLIGLDLVPELCRQLAAQVSNSNDPHQIWQQAVQVLTDLIPIADDDTLTTGGIVALIGPTGVGKTTSVAKIAARFALRRGIHSVALVTTDSFRIGAQEQLHTYGRILGVPVKVAQDRQALEEILDGLLDRQLVLIDTAGMSQRDMHLTKQFAMLAGGGPKIRNYLVLSAATQSSALDEVVQQFNRVELSGCILTKIDEAASLGGIVSTVIRHQLPLAYISDGQRVPEDFGAARAQHLVHLLTEYACEREKGLADEVLAQAFGRAKNYAHV; this is encoded by the coding sequence ATGAAAATTAGACGGTTTACAGCGCCGGATGTGCGACAAGCTATCCGGCAGGTACGGGAGGCGATGGGGGCAGATGCCGTTATCTTGTCAAATCGTTCGGTTGACGGAGGCGTTGAAATTGTCGCCGCCACGGATTATGAGGACACCGTACTAGAGCAAGCTTCGGATTCCCGTCATCGCCAAGAGGCAGAGCCGCTGCCAGAAAGGAGGCCTGTTCCTAATGCCCCTCGGGATGAGTCTCAAGAGCCTCTCCTGCTTGAGATGCGGCAAGAGATGAAAACTTTACGCAATCTAGTAGAGACGCAATTATCGGATCTTGCCTGGGGGGAATTGGGACGGCGCCACCCCCTTAAGGCCCAATTGCTCCGCCGGTTAATAGGACTGGATCTTGTGCCTGAGCTTTGCCGGCAGCTTGCTGCCCAGGTGAGCAACAGCAATGACCCCCATCAAATTTGGCAGCAGGCAGTGCAAGTACTGACAGATCTTATCCCCATTGCCGATGATGATACCTTGACCACTGGCGGGATTGTGGCCCTCATTGGTCCTACTGGAGTGGGGAAAACTACCAGTGTGGCGAAAATCGCGGCGCGCTTTGCACTCCGCCGTGGGATCCATAGCGTGGCTCTGGTAACCACTGACAGTTTCCGTATCGGAGCGCAGGAACAGTTGCATACCTATGGCCGCATCCTGGGTGTTCCCGTGAAGGTCGCTCAGGATCGGCAAGCATTGGAGGAAATTCTGGACGGCTTGCTGGATCGACAGTTAGTGCTTATTGACACCGCGGGTATGAGTCAGCGGGATATGCACCTTACCAAACAGTTTGCCATGCTTGCCGGGGGAGGCCCAAAAATTAGGAATTACCTAGTCCTGTCAGCGGCCACTCAATCTTCGGCGCTGGATGAGGTGGTGCAGCAATTTAATCGGGTTGAACTCTCGGGCTGCATCCTGACTAAAATCGACGAAGCGGCGAGCCTAGGGGGGATTGTCTCCACAGTTATCCGCCATCAGTTGCCTCTTGCCTATATCAGTGATGGGCAGCGTGTACCGGAGGACTTCGGCGCAGCCCGTGCTCAGCATCTAGTCCATCTTCTCACCGAGTATGCCTGTGAAAGGGAAAAAGGATTGGCTGATGAGGTATTGGCTCAAGCATTTGGAAGGGCTAAAAATTATGCTCATGTCTGA
- the motD gene encoding flagellar motor protein MotD encodes MARRRWQEDQENHERWLVSYADFITLLFAFFVVMYAVSSVNEGKYRVLSESLTAIFPQASRRIEPIEVGGPGVVSGSSPIEIEALPAIPSSAQTLGISFPSAATQEHSAMTSLKAITEEVRITLQPLIDEDLVRLRQGQEWLEVEINDRVLFTSGSAKLEAEAVPVLKKLAKILRRFPNPIQVEGFTDNVPISTAVFPSNWELSSARAASVVHLFDRFGVSPARMAAIGYGQYRPVADNSTPEGRRRNRRVALVILGRPLSRRTLEAQGSPASGVQAKK; translated from the coding sequence ATGGCCCGCCGGCGCTGGCAGGAAGATCAGGAAAATCATGAGCGTTGGCTGGTGTCTTATGCCGATTTTATTACCTTATTGTTTGCTTTTTTTGTCGTCATGTATGCCGTTTCTTCTGTCAACGAGGGAAAGTACCGGGTGCTCTCAGAAAGCTTGACTGCAATATTTCCTCAAGCATCTCGTCGGATAGAGCCTATTGAGGTAGGAGGGCCGGGGGTCGTCTCGGGTTCTAGCCCTATTGAAATAGAGGCATTACCTGCAATCCCCTCTTCAGCCCAGACTTTGGGAATATCGTTCCCTTCAGCCGCTACTCAGGAGCATTCGGCAATGACCAGTCTTAAAGCCATCACCGAGGAGGTTAGAATTACCTTGCAGCCTTTGATCGACGAAGATTTGGTTCGTCTCCGCCAAGGCCAGGAATGGTTGGAGGTTGAAATCAATGATAGAGTGCTTTTTACCAGCGGAAGCGCTAAGTTGGAGGCAGAAGCCGTGCCGGTGCTAAAGAAGCTAGCAAAGATCTTGCGTCGTTTTCCCAATCCTATCCAGGTTGAGGGATTTACCGATAATGTTCCGATTAGCACCGCTGTTTTTCCCTCTAACTGGGAATTGTCATCGGCACGGGCAGCGAGCGTCGTGCATCTGTTTGATCGTTTTGGGGTATCCCCGGCGCGTATGGCCGCTATCGGTTATGGGCAATACCGACCGGTGGCGGATAACAGTACACCGGAGGGAAGACGTCGGAATCGGCGGGTGGCGTTAGTGATACTGGGGCGCCCCTTGAGCCGCCGTACACTGGAAGCCCAAGGGTCCCCTGCTAGTGGGGTTCAGGCCAAGAAATAA
- the amrB gene encoding AmmeMemoRadiSam system protein B, whose amino-acid sequence MATLRQPAVAGLFYPADLVSLQTQIQNFFKTNDARGNPPKAIIAPHAGYRYSGPVAASAYACLRKVQGRIHRVILLGPSHRVPFYGIATSRANGFATPLGIVPVNQDDLQQALALPQVRALDEPHALEHSLEVQLPFLQEILGDFSLVPLVVGHSSPQEVKEVLDLFWGSEETLIIVSSDLSHYHDYTTAQQLDRATTKAIEALQPEAIHSEQACGYLPMGGLLMAARERGLHGTTLDLRNSGDTAGSREKVVGYGAYVFQ is encoded by the coding sequence ATGGCTACCTTAAGGCAACCGGCTGTTGCGGGCCTATTCTATCCTGCCGATCTCGTGTCACTACAGACCCAAATACAAAACTTTTTCAAGACTAACGACGCAAGAGGGAACCCACCCAAAGCCATTATTGCCCCCCATGCAGGCTATCGCTACTCCGGCCCAGTGGCCGCATCAGCTTATGCCTGTCTACGCAAGGTCCAGGGGCGGATTCATCGGGTTATTCTTCTAGGCCCCTCCCATCGAGTCCCTTTTTATGGAATAGCAACCAGCCGGGCAAACGGCTTCGCAACCCCCCTTGGTATCGTTCCCGTAAACCAAGATGATTTACAACAGGCTTTGGCCCTTCCTCAGGTCAGAGCACTAGACGAGCCTCACGCCCTAGAACATAGCTTGGAAGTCCAGCTGCCCTTCTTGCAGGAAATTCTCGGTGATTTTTCCCTGGTTCCACTCGTCGTAGGGCATAGCTCCCCCCAAGAGGTCAAGGAGGTGCTCGATCTCTTCTGGGGCAGCGAGGAGACTTTAATTATCGTCAGTTCAGACTTAAGTCACTACCACGACTACACTACTGCCCAACAGCTCGACAGGGCTACCACTAAAGCCATAGAAGCTTTACAACCCGAGGCGATTCATTCTGAACAGGCCTGCGGTTATCTTCCAATGGGTGGGCTCCTCATGGCGGCCCGGGAACGCGGCCTTCATGGGACCACCCTTGATCTCCGCAATTCCGGTGATACTGCGGGTTCCCGGGAGAAAGTCGTTGGCTATGGAGCTTATGTCTTTCAATAA
- a CDS encoding pentapeptide repeat-containing protein — protein sequence MQAKHDKSRAETFPGLKQYEAEYPWRDRRSGFDRRRLGERRLLSEQRSGKDRRSPELPEAIKYRRARTQLRRQLKAYQASRAPKRRFVGAIVLMIMALAGGGIFLSSIWRIGSCDMPPRAGVDWSNCLLSGRVLVAANLSRANLLNSSLKGANLSRVSLDSALLTYANLASANLRHADLSNAVLRSANLRDADLAHAKLNYADLSYADLSGANLDGASLQGAKLDYAVWPDRRECAPKSIGFCR from the coding sequence GTGCAAGCAAAGCATGATAAAAGTAGGGCCGAAACTTTTCCAGGCCTAAAACAATACGAGGCGGAATATCCTTGGCGTGATCGCCGCTCTGGGTTCGATCGCCGTAGGCTCGGGGAGCGGCGCTTACTGTCCGAGCAACGCAGTGGGAAGGACCGGCGTTCCCCGGAGCTACCTGAAGCCATCAAATACCGTAGAGCGCGGACGCAGCTTAGGCGCCAACTAAAAGCATATCAGGCGAGCCGTGCTCCTAAACGTCGCTTCGTGGGGGCGATTGTCTTGATGATTATGGCCCTAGCGGGGGGGGGCATTTTCCTATCCTCAATTTGGCGCATAGGAAGTTGCGATATGCCTCCTAGAGCAGGTGTGGACTGGAGTAATTGTCTGCTCTCGGGGAGGGTTTTGGTCGCGGCCAATCTAAGTAGAGCTAATCTTCTTAACTCATCCCTTAAAGGTGCCAATTTGTCCCGAGTTTCGTTAGATTCGGCTCTCTTAACCTATGCCAATTTGGCCTCTGCCAACTTAAGGCATGCGGATCTTTCCAATGCCGTGTTAAGAAGTGCTAATTTGCGCGATGCGGATCTTGCTCATGCCAAGCTAAATTATGCCGACCTTTCCTACGCTGATTTGTCAGGCGCTAATTTAGACGGAGCTTCTTTGCAAGGGGCGAAATTAGATTATGCCGTATGGCCTGATCGGCGTGAATGTGCGCCTAAATCTATTGGCTTTTGCCGATGA
- the flhA gene encoding flagellar biosynthesis protein FlhA — MNAASVLGNLRELSRNGLGAPLILLLMLSMMVLPLPAVLLDLLFTFNISLALVVLLAGVYAHRPLDFAAFPTILLLATLMRLALNVASTRAVLLEGHTGPDAAGQVIQAFGEFVIGGNYAVGLVVFLILVIINFVVVTKGATRISEVSARFTLDAMPGKQMAIDADLNAGLIEQEEARLRRQEIMEEADFYGSMDGASKFVRGDAIAGILILLINVIGGLSVGLLQHDLSFSEAARNYTLLTIGDGLVAQIPSLVLSTAAGILVTRVSHAQDMGTQILTQLFENPKPLAVVAAVLGGMGLIPGMPNLAFLGLASLCGFAAWHLSRQQKIEAAPPPPAPLETPELSWEDIPPVDPIGLEIGYRLIPMVDKAQGGQLMGRIKGVRKKLSQEWGFLIPAVHIRDNLNLAPTAYRITLFGVTVGEAEIFPEREMAINPGQVFGKVEGTPTQDPAFGLEALWIEPAQREQAQVQGYTVVDAGTVIATHLSQILQNHAHELLGREEVQQLLENLTKVAPKLTEGMVPETLPLGVVQKVLQQLLTEGVPIRDMRTIVETLAEHALRSQDPAVLTAMVRIALGRSIVQQINGLNKELEVISISPDLEQLLLRSLQAANEGGGLNMEPGLAEKLHRTLKESAQRQEAVGKPAILLVQGVLRAWLARFIHHTIPELKVLSYNEIPEDKQVRIVASVGS, encoded by the coding sequence ATGAATGCTGCCAGCGTGCTGGGAAATTTGCGGGAACTCAGTCGTAATGGGCTAGGTGCGCCATTAATATTGCTCCTCATGCTGTCGATGATGGTGTTGCCGTTGCCGGCGGTACTGCTCGATTTGCTTTTTACCTTCAACATTTCCCTGGCGCTGGTGGTATTGCTGGCGGGTGTTTATGCCCACCGACCACTGGATTTTGCTGCTTTTCCCACGATTTTACTGCTTGCCACCCTGATGCGGCTGGCTTTGAATGTGGCCTCTACACGAGCGGTGCTATTGGAGGGCCACACGGGGCCCGATGCTGCCGGCCAGGTCATCCAAGCCTTTGGCGAGTTTGTGATCGGAGGCAACTATGCGGTGGGCTTGGTGGTGTTTTTGATTTTGGTCATCATTAATTTTGTGGTGGTGACCAAAGGGGCGACCCGGATCTCCGAAGTGAGCGCCCGCTTTACCTTGGATGCCATGCCTGGTAAGCAAATGGCCATTGATGCGGATCTCAATGCCGGCTTGATTGAGCAGGAGGAAGCCCGGCTCCGGCGCCAGGAGATCATGGAGGAAGCTGATTTTTATGGTTCCATGGACGGGGCCAGCAAGTTTGTTCGTGGTGATGCCATTGCAGGGATTTTAATCCTGCTGATTAATGTCATTGGCGGACTTTCAGTGGGGCTTCTCCAACATGATCTTTCCTTTAGCGAGGCAGCCCGGAACTACACTCTGTTGACCATTGGCGATGGCCTGGTCGCCCAGATTCCTTCCTTAGTGCTCTCTACTGCCGCAGGCATTCTTGTCACCCGGGTTTCCCATGCCCAAGATATGGGCACTCAAATTTTGACCCAATTATTTGAGAATCCCAAGCCCTTGGCTGTTGTTGCCGCCGTCCTCGGGGGCATGGGGCTTATCCCCGGAATGCCTAACCTCGCCTTCTTAGGGTTGGCTTCTCTCTGCGGCTTTGCTGCTTGGCACCTCAGCCGGCAGCAAAAAATTGAAGCGGCACCACCGCCACCGGCTCCCCTGGAGACCCCAGAGCTTTCTTGGGAGGATATTCCTCCCGTGGATCCCATTGGTTTGGAGATAGGCTATCGCTTGATTCCCATGGTGGATAAGGCCCAGGGAGGGCAGTTGATGGGACGCATCAAAGGGGTGCGGAAAAAGCTGTCCCAGGAGTGGGGATTTCTAATCCCGGCCGTTCATATCCGCGATAACTTAAATCTAGCTCCCACGGCTTATCGAATTACCCTTTTTGGAGTCACGGTGGGGGAGGCGGAAATTTTCCCGGAACGGGAGATGGCCATCAATCCCGGTCAGGTGTTTGGTAAAGTGGAAGGAACCCCCACCCAGGATCCTGCATTTGGCTTAGAAGCCCTCTGGATCGAGCCAGCCCAGCGAGAACAAGCTCAAGTGCAAGGCTATACGGTAGTCGATGCCGGGACCGTAATCGCCACTCACTTGAGTCAAATCCTCCAAAACCATGCCCATGAGTTATTGGGACGGGAGGAAGTGCAGCAGCTCTTGGAGAATCTAACCAAAGTCGCCCCCAAACTGACGGAAGGAATGGTGCCTGAGACCTTGCCCTTGGGCGTTGTGCAGAAAGTGCTACAGCAGCTGTTAACGGAGGGGGTGCCCATCCGCGATATGCGGACCATCGTCGAAACTTTGGCAGAGCACGCGCTGCGGAGTCAAGACCCCGCCGTATTGACGGCTATGGTGCGTATTGCTCTTGGACGTTCTATTGTTCAGCAGATCAATGGGCTAAACAAGGAACTTGAAGTTATTTCTATATCACCTGACTTGGAACAATTATTGCTACGTTCTTTACAGGCTGCCAACGAAGGAGGGGGGCTCAATATGGAACCTGGACTAGCGGAAAAACTGCACCGCACCTTGAAGGAAAGCGCCCAGCGGCAGGAGGCAGTTGGAAAGCCCGCCATACTGTTGGTACAGGGGGTATTAAGGGCTTGGCTCGCACGGTTTATTCACCACACTATCCCTGAACTTAAAGTGCTGTCCTACAACGAGATACCGGAAGATAAGCAGGTCCGCATCGTCGCCAGTGTGGGTAGTTAA
- a CDS encoding MinD/ParA family protein: MTRPVRVVAVTGGKGGVGKTNISVNLAVALASQGQRVMLLDADLGLANIDVLLGLQPTYNLAHVIKGERSLGEIIVPGPAGIKIVPAASGVQAMARLSPAEHAGLINAFSEVSTTLDVLLIDTAAGISDSVISFTRAAQEVLVVVCDEPASITDAYALIKVLSRDHHLQRFHLLANMSRSIQEGRELYDKLAKVTNQFLDVTLEFLGVVPYDDYLRRAVKKQSAVVDSYPRSKSAMAFMHLAQKAVRWPVRREPGGHLEFFVERLVQYSLCFADGASRVHAGTTHSKGDLL, from the coding sequence ATGACTCGTCCTGTCCGGGTAGTGGCGGTGACGGGCGGTAAAGGGGGAGTCGGTAAAACTAACATTTCAGTGAATTTGGCGGTGGCTTTAGCAAGTCAAGGCCAGAGAGTGATGTTGTTGGACGCTGACCTCGGATTAGCCAATATCGATGTGCTGCTAGGATTACAGCCTACTTATAACCTGGCCCATGTTATTAAAGGGGAACGTTCGCTAGGGGAGATTATTGTCCCCGGACCCGCAGGCATCAAAATTGTACCGGCAGCCTCGGGAGTGCAAGCCATGGCCCGTCTTAGCCCGGCTGAGCATGCCGGCCTTATCAACGCCTTCAGTGAAGTCAGCACAACCCTAGACGTTTTGTTAATTGATACTGCTGCCGGAATTTCTGACAGTGTGATCAGCTTTACCCGGGCAGCTCAGGAGGTACTCGTGGTGGTCTGTGATGAGCCCGCATCTATCACTGATGCTTATGCTTTGATCAAAGTATTAAGTCGGGATCATCACCTGCAACGGTTTCATCTCCTCGCCAATATGTCTCGTAGTATTCAGGAGGGCAGGGAATTGTATGACAAACTTGCCAAAGTCACCAACCAGTTTCTGGATGTGACGTTGGAGTTTTTAGGAGTGGTGCCTTACGACGATTATCTCCGTAGGGCGGTAAAGAAACAAAGCGCGGTGGTGGATAGTTACCCTAGAAGTAAATCAGCGATGGCCTTCATGCATTTAGCTCAAAAGGCGGTTCGTTGGCCGGTGCGACGGGAACCAGGCGGTCACCTTGAATTCTTTGTGGAACGCCTAGTGCAATACAGTCTGTGTTTTGCGGATGGAGCAAGTCGGGTCCATGCGGGGACCACTCATAGTAAGGGGGATTTGTTATGA
- a CDS encoding DUF2802 domain-containing protein: MELVWLLLVVTEVLLILVLYLNLILHRAKRQLEEQAQQLQQLQKVFGAFCAGSVELGNQVAQLERRVKKLDERQDQIDLHTPENCAYSQAIKMVRNGADIDQLIANCGLSQDEAKLVYLLHNTSSTANTPLGQAGTNKGGNQNRLNERQE; this comes from the coding sequence GTGGAATTGGTCTGGCTACTTCTCGTGGTGACAGAGGTACTACTGATCTTAGTACTCTATTTGAATCTTATTTTGCATCGAGCTAAGCGGCAGCTAGAGGAACAAGCCCAACAGTTGCAACAGCTACAGAAGGTTTTTGGTGCGTTTTGCGCCGGTTCGGTGGAGCTAGGAAACCAAGTTGCACAGTTGGAACGGCGAGTAAAAAAACTTGACGAGCGGCAAGATCAAATTGATTTGCACACGCCTGAAAATTGTGCTTATAGCCAGGCGATAAAGATGGTGCGCAACGGCGCTGATATTGACCAATTAATAGCCAACTGCGGATTGTCTCAAGATGAGGCGAAACTGGTGTATTTGTTGCACAATACAAGTTCGACGGCAAATACCCCACTCGGCCAGGCGGGAACTAACAAGGGGGGTAACCAAAATAGATTGAACGAACGGCAAGAATAG
- a CDS encoding RNA polymerase sigma factor FliA — protein sequence MNGVAAYATRTEEKPRSDELVIQYAPLVKRIAYHLLTRLPPSVQLDDLIQAGMIGLLEAARNYNASQGASFETYAGIRIRGAILDEIRRNDWAPRSVHRKARQVAEVMREIENREGRDARDHEVAKELGLSLNDYHRLLQDAGGYRVFSLDEFNEGEETEPLTTPLQGPFDGLQDQSFRSALVGAIDGLPERERLVMSLYYVEDLNLREIGEVLGVSESRVSQIHSQAVLRLRARLSEWLD from the coding sequence ATGAATGGGGTCGCCGCTTATGCTACCCGGACCGAGGAGAAACCCAGGAGTGACGAACTGGTCATTCAATATGCGCCGTTGGTAAAGCGTATTGCCTACCATTTGTTAACTCGGCTCCCACCTAGCGTCCAGTTAGATGACCTTATTCAGGCCGGCATGATTGGTCTATTGGAAGCCGCCCGCAATTATAATGCCTCCCAGGGCGCGAGTTTTGAAACTTATGCCGGAATCCGCATTCGGGGGGCTATTTTAGATGAGATTCGCCGCAACGATTGGGCCCCTCGTTCGGTCCACCGTAAGGCTCGGCAAGTGGCTGAAGTGATGCGAGAAATTGAGAACCGCGAAGGCCGAGACGCGCGCGATCATGAAGTCGCCAAGGAACTTGGATTATCGCTCAACGATTATCATCGACTCTTACAGGATGCAGGGGGGTATCGAGTATTTAGCCTCGATGAATTCAACGAGGGTGAGGAGACAGAGCCTCTGACCACCCCGCTACAGGGACCCTTCGACGGATTACAGGATCAGAGTTTCCGAAGTGCGTTGGTCGGCGCTATTGATGGTTTGCCGGAGCGGGAGCGGTTGGTGATGTCGCTCTACTATGTCGAGGATTTAAACCTCCGGGAAATTGGCGAAGTATTAGGGGTGAGTGAGTCCCGTGTTAGCCAAATCCACAGTCAGGCTGTGTTACGCCTTCGGGCCCGCCTTAGCGAGTGGTTGGATTGA
- the amrS gene encoding AmmeMemoRadiSam system radical SAM enzyme, translating to MRAPRGCPGVFALVIETFSDTVPTRYWHRLDDGRVQCDLCPRYCKLREGQQGLCFVRACQEGQIVLTTYGRSSGYCIDPIEKKPLNHFLPGTPVLSFGTAGCNLACKFCQNWDISKSREFDTLADQASPEAIARAAGELGCRSVAYTYNDPVIFMEYAIDVAQACRERGIKSIAVTAGYICDEPRMEFYRYMDAANVDLKAFTEKFYRKITGGHLQPVLDTLVYLKYETPLWFELTTLLIPGENDSNQELEAMSQWVVEHLGRDVPWHFTAFHPDWKMMDKPSTSPATLMRARQIAVENGVRYAYVGNVHDVQGGSTYCHHCGHLLIGRDWYSLSNWGLTAEGRCQRCDTPCAGVFEAVPGTWGARRMPVRLGRFA from the coding sequence ATGAGGGCGCCTAGGGGTTGCCCAGGAGTGTTTGCGTTGGTCATTGAAACCTTTTCTGATACGGTTCCCACTCGTTATTGGCATCGCTTGGATGATGGTCGGGTCCAATGTGATTTGTGTCCCCGTTATTGCAAATTACGCGAGGGCCAGCAAGGGTTGTGTTTTGTCCGTGCCTGCCAGGAGGGACAAATCGTCTTAACCACCTATGGTCGTTCCAGTGGCTACTGTATCGATCCGATTGAGAAAAAACCTCTAAACCATTTCTTACCGGGCACACCCGTCCTGTCTTTTGGAACAGCAGGTTGTAATCTGGCATGTAAATTCTGTCAAAATTGGGACATCAGCAAGTCGCGAGAATTTGACACTCTTGCTGACCAGGCCAGCCCGGAGGCTATTGCCCGTGCGGCTGGAGAACTCGGGTGCCGTAGTGTAGCCTATACCTACAATGACCCTGTTATCTTTATGGAGTATGCTATCGATGTTGCCCAGGCTTGCCGCGAGCGAGGTATTAAATCCATCGCGGTAACGGCAGGGTATATCTGTGATGAACCACGGATGGAATTTTACCGTTATATGGATGCCGCCAATGTCGATCTTAAAGCTTTCACGGAAAAATTTTACCGCAAGATCACGGGAGGGCATCTGCAACCGGTCCTGGATACCCTGGTGTATCTAAAATATGAAACCCCACTTTGGTTTGAGCTGACCACTCTTTTAATCCCTGGTGAAAACGATTCCAATCAGGAATTGGAAGCAATGAGTCAGTGGGTAGTGGAGCATTTGGGAAGGGATGTTCCTTGGCATTTTACTGCCTTTCACCCTGACTGGAAGATGATGGATAAACCCTCTACTTCCCCGGCCACCTTGATGCGGGCCCGCCAAATTGCGGTTGAAAATGGCGTTCGCTATGCTTATGTAGGCAATGTCCATGATGTCCAGGGGGGGAGCACCTACTGCCACCATTGCGGCCACCTGTTGATTGGCCGGGATTGGTATAGCCTATCGAACTGGGGATTGACCGCCGAGGGCCGCTGCCAGCGGTGTGATACGCCTTGTGCTGGTGTTTTTGAGGCAGTCCCTGGGACTTGGGGGGCCAGGCGCATGCCAGTACGCCTTGGTCGTTTTGCCTGA
- the amrA gene encoding AmmeMemoRadiSam system protein A produces MSFNNPPLFSSEERQRLREIAHDSIRHGLERGEPLPIELDSYPPLIQRIGANFVTLTWENQLRGCVGTLDAYRPLVLDVAENAYASAFRDPRFPSLTADEFERLTITVSILTPPLLMTFENEQDLIFQLRPGVDGLVLEEGMLRGTFLPAVWEILPDPRLFLKELKRKIGLPPEHWSNSLRVLRYTVEKI; encoded by the coding sequence ATGTCTTTCAATAATCCCCCCCTTTTTTCGTCAGAAGAACGGCAAAGACTGCGAGAAATTGCCCATGACTCTATTCGCCATGGATTAGAAAGGGGGGAGCCTTTGCCTATTGAGTTAGATAGCTATCCACCGCTAATCCAGCGCATTGGGGCTAATTTTGTGACTTTGACATGGGAAAATCAGTTGCGTGGCTGTGTGGGTACTCTCGATGCCTATCGCCCTTTGGTGTTAGATGTAGCGGAAAATGCTTATGCCAGTGCCTTTCGCGACCCCCGTTTCCCCTCCCTGACAGCCGATGAGTTTGAGCGTCTGACTATCACCGTCTCAATCCTCACCCCCCCTCTTTTGATGACCTTTGAGAACGAGCAAGACCTGATTTTCCAGCTACGCCCAGGAGTTGATGGTTTGGTACTAGAAGAGGGGATGCTTCGGGGGACCTTTCTTCCTGCGGTTTGGGAAATATTGCCCGATCCTCGGCTATTCCTCAAGGAACTCAAACGGAAGATAGGCCTACCACCAGAACATTGGTCGAATTCCTTACGAGTGCTCCGCTATACCGTGGAGAAAATTTGA